The following are encoded together in the Acidovorax sp. KKS102 genome:
- a CDS encoding alpha/beta fold hydrolase, whose amino-acid sequence MTTSLFPGFTPHRVPTPDGQHIHTLVGGTGTALLLLHGHPQTSAIWHKVAPVLAQHFTLVLADLRGYGDSAKPDGDAEHLRYSKRTMAADMLAVMAHLGHARFAVLAHDRGARVAHRLAADQPEAVSRMVLLDIAPTLAMYEQTSNAFARAYWHWFFLIQPAPLPERLIEADPAAYVRDVMGRRSAGLAPFDPRALAEYVRCLALPGTAHGICEDYRAAAGIDLVHDRADRDAGRQLAMPLLALWGEQGVVHQCFEPLKEWQRVATDVRGHALPCGHYIAEEAPDALLESALPFLLAGQ is encoded by the coding sequence ATGACCACTTCACTTTTTCCCGGCTTCACTCCTCACCGCGTGCCCACGCCCGACGGCCAGCACATCCACACGCTGGTCGGCGGCACGGGCACTGCCCTGTTGCTGCTGCATGGGCACCCGCAGACCTCGGCCATCTGGCACAAGGTGGCGCCCGTGCTGGCGCAGCACTTCACGCTGGTGCTGGCGGATCTGCGGGGCTACGGCGACTCGGCCAAGCCCGACGGCGATGCCGAACACCTGCGCTACAGCAAGCGCACCATGGCCGCCGACATGCTGGCCGTGATGGCGCACCTGGGCCATGCGCGCTTTGCCGTGCTGGCCCATGATCGGGGCGCCCGCGTTGCGCACCGCCTGGCGGCCGACCAACCCGAGGCGGTCTCGCGCATGGTGCTGCTGGACATCGCGCCCACCCTGGCCATGTACGAGCAGACCAGCAACGCCTTCGCCCGTGCCTACTGGCACTGGTTCTTCCTGATTCAGCCCGCTCCACTGCCCGAGCGCCTGATCGAGGCCGACCCCGCTGCTTATGTGCGCGACGTGATGGGCCGGCGCAGTGCAGGCCTGGCCCCGTTCGACCCGCGTGCCCTGGCCGAGTACGTGCGCTGCCTGGCCCTGCCGGGCACGGCCCACGGCATCTGCGAGGACTACCGCGCCGCCGCTGGTATTGACCTGGTGCACGACCGCGCCGACCGCGATGCGGGTCGCCAACTCGCCATGCCTCTGCTGGCCTTGTGGGGTGAGCAGGGTGTGGTGCATCAGTGCTTTGAGCCGCTCAAGGAGTGGCAGCGCGTGGCGACTGACGTGCGCGGCCATGCGCTGCCCTGCGGCCACTACATCGCCGAAGAAGCGCCCGACGCGCTGCTGGAATCTGCCCTGCCTTTCCTGCTGGCGGGCCAATAG
- a CDS encoding tripartite tricarboxylate transporter substrate binding protein, protein MTAAFTTTHPSRPHRAFRRLAAAAAALAALALLSPAAALAQAAGYPNKAIKLVVPYAPGGSADIAARLVTDEWGKALGGSLFIENKGGAGGNIGVDMVAKAQPDGYTIGLQTVSLAINPALTTKMPYDTLKDLAPIDMVASSQHVLVVNNAVPAKDLKELLALLKAKPGQYSYGSAGPGSTFHMSAELFKAVAGTPIVHIPYRGGGPAMIDTISGQVAMSFPVLSAAQPHVQAGKLRALGVTGTKRSALMPDVPTIAEAGLPGYAFETWFIVFAPAGTPRPIIDKLNATLNQALNTAALKERMAKDGFDPIPSTPEQARTRLEQEMPQWAKLIKERGITAE, encoded by the coding sequence ATGACCGCTGCTTTCACCACCACCCACCCGTCCCGTCCGCACCGCGCGTTCCGTCGCCTGGCGGCCGCCGCCGCGGCACTGGCCGCTCTGGCCCTGCTGTCGCCGGCTGCAGCCCTGGCGCAAGCGGCCGGTTATCCCAACAAGGCCATCAAGCTCGTGGTTCCATACGCGCCGGGCGGCAGCGCCGACATCGCGGCGCGCCTGGTGACGGACGAATGGGGCAAGGCCCTGGGTGGTTCGCTGTTCATCGAGAACAAGGGCGGCGCGGGCGGCAACATCGGCGTGGACATGGTCGCCAAGGCACAGCCCGACGGCTACACCATCGGCCTGCAGACGGTGTCGCTGGCCATCAACCCGGCCCTCACCACCAAGATGCCATATGACACCTTGAAGGACCTGGCGCCCATCGACATGGTGGCCAGCTCGCAGCACGTGCTGGTGGTCAACAACGCGGTGCCGGCCAAGGACCTCAAGGAGCTGCTCGCACTGCTCAAGGCCAAGCCAGGGCAATACTCTTACGGCTCGGCGGGCCCGGGCAGCACCTTCCACATGTCGGCCGAGCTGTTCAAGGCTGTGGCGGGAACGCCCATCGTGCACATCCCCTACCGTGGCGGCGGCCCGGCCATGATCGACACCATATCGGGCCAGGTGGCCATGAGCTTCCCGGTGCTGTCGGCCGCACAGCCGCACGTGCAGGCCGGCAAGCTGCGCGCCCTGGGTGTTACTGGCACGAAGCGCTCGGCGCTGATGCCCGATGTGCCCACCATTGCCGAGGCAGGCCTGCCGGGCTACGCCTTCGAAACCTGGTTCATCGTGTTCGCGCCGGCTGGCACGCCCCGGCCCATCATCGACAAGCTCAACGCCACGCTGAACCAGGCCCTCAATACTGCGGCGCTCAAGGAGCGCATGGCCAAGGACGGGTTCGACCCCATCCCCTCCACCCCCGAGCAGGCCCGTACACGGCTGGAGCAGGAAATGCCCCAGTGGGCCAAACTGATCAAAGAGCGCGGCATCACTGCAGAGTGA
- a CDS encoding LysR family transcriptional regulator, with translation MDGFSDLRFFALLMKEGSLAAAAQQMGITPPAVSRRLAQLEHRLGVRLLHRTTRRIRLTPEGETYLLDGARILGDLEALERTVAGARSSPRGLIKLASTLGFGRVHIAPALSAFARAYPEVEVQLHLTDRPVNLVEQGFDAAVRFGDLPDSRLTARRLLANRRVLCASPAYLAQAGEPEQPSDLLAHQCIVIRESDETYGTWHLHQGERQETVKVRGMLSTNDGAAATTWALEGHGVLMRSEWDVAAHLAAGRLVRVLPAWSLPAADVTLVYPTRSDLSAKTRALADFLRDWFAALPRT, from the coding sequence ATGGACGGTTTTTCGGATCTGCGCTTTTTCGCCCTGCTCATGAAGGAGGGCAGCCTGGCCGCAGCCGCGCAGCAGATGGGCATCACCCCGCCCGCGGTCAGCCGGCGCCTGGCGCAGCTGGAGCACCGCCTGGGCGTGCGCCTGCTGCACCGCACGACCCGGCGCATCCGCCTCACGCCCGAGGGAGAGACCTATCTGCTGGACGGTGCCCGCATCCTCGGCGACCTGGAGGCGCTGGAACGCACGGTGGCTGGCGCACGCAGCTCGCCCCGAGGGCTGATCAAGCTGGCCTCCACGCTGGGCTTCGGCCGCGTGCACATCGCGCCCGCGCTGTCGGCCTTTGCCCGCGCCTACCCCGAGGTGGAGGTCCAGCTGCACCTGACGGACCGCCCCGTGAACCTGGTGGAGCAAGGCTTTGACGCGGCCGTGCGCTTTGGCGACCTGCCGGACTCGCGCCTCACGGCCAGGCGGCTGCTGGCCAACCGGCGCGTGCTGTGCGCATCGCCCGCCTACCTGGCCCAGGCCGGGGAGCCCGAGCAGCCGTCCGACCTGCTGGCCCACCAGTGCATCGTGATCCGCGAGAGCGACGAGACCTATGGCACCTGGCACCTGCACCAGGGCGAGCGGCAGGAGACCGTGAAGGTGCGCGGCATGCTCAGCACCAACGACGGCGCGGCCGCCACCACCTGGGCGCTGGAAGGCCACGGGGTGCTGATGCGCTCCGAATGGGACGTGGCGGCCCACCTGGCTGCGGGCCGCCTGGTGCGCGTGCTGCCGGCTTGGTCGCTGCCCGCCGCCGATGTGACGCTGGTCTACCCCACGCGCAGCGACCTGTCGGCCAAGACGCGGGCGCTGGCTGACTTTCTGCGGGACTGGTTCGCCGCACTGCCGCGCACATGA
- a CDS encoding lipocalin family protein, producing MPAIHTTPRRSPWPWIVGAATLMGVMMLSACSTPRTPEGVQPVSGFDVGRYTGQWHEVARIENSFERGLTQATATYSRNADNTIKVVNRGYDPVRKQWKEAEGRAEFVDSPDRAALKVSFFGPFYGGYNVVALDENYQWALVVGSSTEYVWVLSRTPTLPWHVREHLMERAQALGVDVRKLVWAQPGVEQHARRPAVRT from the coding sequence ATGCCAGCCATCCACACCACGCCCCGCCGCTCCCCCTGGCCCTGGATCGTGGGTGCAGCCACGTTGATGGGGGTGATGATGTTGTCGGCCTGCTCCACGCCGCGCACACCCGAAGGCGTGCAGCCCGTCTCGGGCTTTGACGTGGGCCGCTACACAGGGCAATGGCACGAGGTGGCCCGCATCGAAAATTCGTTTGAACGCGGCCTGACGCAGGCCACCGCCACCTACAGCCGCAACGCAGACAACACCATCAAGGTGGTGAACCGAGGCTACGACCCGGTGCGCAAGCAGTGGAAGGAAGCGGAGGGCCGCGCAGAGTTTGTGGACAGCCCCGACCGCGCAGCGCTCAAGGTGTCTTTCTTCGGGCCGTTTTACGGCGGCTACAACGTGGTGGCGCTGGATGAGAACTACCAGTGGGCCCTGGTGGTGGGCTCCAGCACCGAGTATGTGTGGGTGCTGTCCCGCACACCCACCCTGCCCTGGCATGTGCGCGAGCACCTGATGGAGCGGGCGCAGGCCCTGGGCGTGGATGTGCGCAAGCTCGTCTGGGCACAGCCCGGCGTGGAGCAACATGCGCGGCGCCCAGCGGTCAGAACCTGA
- a CDS encoding ABC transporter ATP-binding protein, translated as MTASAMKPALLEVYDLHVRFGAKEVVRGVNFSLAAGEKLALVGESGSGKTITALSLLRLAGNAAITGQALLQGRGDLLAMTEREMRGVRGGDIAMVFQEPMTALNPLMTIGQQIAEILLLKKGLTGAQCAQAAIDLLAQTGIPESARRANSFPHQLSGGQRQRAMIAMALASSPKLLLADEPTTALDVTLRGQILDLLSDLQRQTGMAVLLITHDLNLVRRFADRVAVMEQGVLVEQGPVAEVFGAPQHAYTRRLIASQPRRDVIEADPPAGTAPVVRTQDLRVVYPTPLPGIKGWFKKGEFVAVQGATLQLLPGQTLGVVGESGSGKSTLAQAILGLLPSTGQLQVGGQAWQQPAMRNTPTNQQLRRRVQVVFQDPFSSLSPRLTVEEIVGEGLKVHEPSLSVAERRARVEAVLAEVGLAEAQYPRLLERYPHEFSGGQRQRLAVARALIVQPQVLVLDEPTSALDVTIQQQVLGLLQRLQKEKGLSYLLITHDVDVIRAMAHDVLVMKDGAVLESGSVTEVLDAPQHPYTQRLVAAATVPGG; from the coding sequence ATGACGGCATCGGCCATGAAACCCGCGCTGCTCGAAGTCTACGACCTGCATGTGCGTTTTGGCGCCAAAGAGGTGGTGCGCGGCGTCAACTTCTCGTTGGCCGCGGGCGAAAAGCTGGCGCTGGTGGGCGAGTCAGGCTCGGGCAAAACCATCACCGCGTTGAGCCTGCTCCGGCTGGCGGGCAATGCCGCCATCACCGGCCAGGCCCTGCTGCAGGGGCGGGGCGACCTGCTGGCGATGACAGAGCGCGAGATGCGCGGCGTGCGCGGGGGCGACATCGCCATGGTGTTCCAGGAGCCCATGACCGCGCTCAACCCGCTGATGACAATTGGCCAGCAGATCGCCGAGATCCTGCTGCTCAAGAAAGGCCTCACCGGTGCCCAGTGCGCGCAGGCCGCCATCGATCTGCTGGCGCAAACCGGCATCCCAGAGTCCGCGCGTCGCGCCAACAGCTTTCCGCACCAGCTCAGCGGCGGCCAACGCCAGCGCGCCATGATCGCCATGGCCCTCGCCAGTTCGCCCAAGCTGCTACTGGCCGACGAGCCCACCACCGCGCTCGACGTGACCTTGCGCGGCCAGATCCTGGACCTGCTGAGCGACCTGCAGCGCCAGACCGGCATGGCGGTGCTGCTGATCACGCACGACCTGAACCTGGTGCGCCGCTTTGCCGACCGCGTGGCGGTGATGGAGCAAGGCGTGCTGGTAGAGCAGGGGCCGGTGGCCGAAGTCTTCGGCGCACCCCAGCATGCCTATACCCGCCGTCTGATCGCCAGCCAGCCACGCCGCGATGTGATCGAGGCCGACCCGCCCGCAGGCACCGCGCCCGTGGTGCGGACGCAAGACCTGCGCGTGGTCTACCCCACGCCGCTGCCGGGCATCAAGGGCTGGTTCAAAAAAGGCGAGTTTGTGGCGGTGCAGGGCGCCACCTTGCAATTGCTGCCCGGTCAGACGCTGGGCGTGGTGGGCGAATCCGGCTCGGGCAAGTCCACGCTGGCCCAGGCCATCCTGGGGCTGTTGCCCTCGACGGGACAACTGCAGGTGGGTGGGCAGGCGTGGCAGCAGCCCGCCATGCGCAACACGCCCACCAACCAGCAGTTGCGCCGCCGGGTGCAGGTGGTGTTTCAGGACCCGTTCTCGTCCCTGTCCCCCCGCCTCACGGTCGAAGAAATTGTGGGCGAGGGCCTAAAGGTGCACGAGCCCTCACTCAGCGTGGCCGAACGCCGTGCGCGCGTGGAGGCGGTGTTGGCCGAGGTGGGCCTGGCCGAAGCGCAATACCCGCGCCTGCTGGAGCGCTACCCGCATGAATTTTCCGGCGGCCAGCGCCAGCGCCTGGCTGTGGCGCGCGCCCTCATCGTGCAGCCGCAGGTGCTGGTGCTCGACGAGCCCACCAGCGCGCTCGATGTGACTATCCAGCAGCAGGTGCTGGGCCTGCTGCAGCGCCTGCAAAAAGAAAAGGGCCTGAGCTACCTGCTCATCACCCACGACGTGGACGTGATCCGCGCCATGGCGCACGATGTACTGGTGATGAAGGACGGCGCGGTGCTCGAAAGCGGCAGCGTGACAGAAGTGCTGGATGCACCCCAGCATCCCTACACCCAACGTTTGGTGGCAGCCGCCACAGTGCCTGGCGGATAG
- a CDS encoding ABC transporter permease produces MAPMSPAATPISLSPSRRAWLRFKRNRLGYWSLLIFCALVLVSLCAELVSNDKPLIVRYEGQTYFPLFKDYPEKTFGGDFETPTDYLDPFIQQRLSTGSNWALYTLNRYGPNTLNYFAKAPNPSAPTGDNWLGTDDRGRDLLAQLLYGFRVSVLFGLALTTTGVLLGVITGAIQGFFGGKTDLAFQRFIEIWGSMPELYLLIIFSAVFAPSIALLLILLSLFGWMGLSDYVRAEFLRNRQLDYVKAARALGVSNSQIIWRHILPNSLTPVVTFLPFRMSGAILALTSLDFLGLGVPPGTPSLGELLSQGKNSIDAWWISLSTFGVLVVTLLLLTFMGDALRDALDPRKADL; encoded by the coding sequence ATGGCCCCGATGAGTCCTGCTGCTACCCCCATTTCACTCTCCCCGTCCCGCCGTGCCTGGCTGCGCTTCAAGCGCAACCGCCTGGGGTACTGGAGCCTGCTGATCTTCTGCGCCCTGGTGCTGGTGAGCCTGTGCGCCGAGCTGGTCAGCAATGACAAGCCGCTCATCGTGCGCTACGAGGGGCAGACCTACTTCCCTCTGTTCAAGGACTACCCCGAGAAGACTTTCGGCGGCGACTTCGAAACCCCCACCGACTACCTGGACCCTTTCATCCAGCAGCGGCTGAGCACCGGCAGCAACTGGGCGCTTTACACCCTCAACCGCTACGGCCCCAACACGCTCAACTACTTTGCCAAGGCTCCCAACCCCTCGGCCCCCACGGGCGACAACTGGCTGGGTACGGACGATCGGGGGCGCGATCTGCTGGCACAGCTGCTGTACGGCTTTCGGGTGAGCGTGCTGTTTGGCCTGGCGCTCACCACCACGGGTGTGTTGCTGGGCGTGATCACAGGGGCCATCCAGGGCTTCTTTGGCGGCAAGACCGACCTGGCGTTCCAGCGCTTTATCGAGATCTGGGGCTCCATGCCCGAGCTGTACCTGCTCATCATCTTCAGCGCGGTGTTTGCGCCCAGCATTGCGCTGCTGCTCATCTTGCTGAGCCTGTTTGGCTGGATGGGCCTGTCGGACTATGTGCGCGCCGAGTTCCTGCGCAACCGCCAGCTCGACTACGTGAAGGCAGCCCGCGCCCTAGGCGTGAGCAACAGCCAGATCATCTGGCGCCACATCCTGCCCAACAGCCTCACGCCGGTGGTCACCTTCTTGCCATTCCGCATGAGCGGCGCGATTCTGGCGCTGACCTCGCTCGATTTTCTGGGCCTGGGGGTACCGCCGGGCACGCCCTCGCTGGGGGAACTACTGAGCCAGGGCAAGAACAGCATTGATGCGTGGTGGATCTCGCTGTCCACCTTCGGCGTGCTGGTGGTCACTCTGTTGCTGCTGACCTTCATGGGCGATGCGCTGCGCGATGCGCTGGACCCCAGAAAGGCGGATCTGTGA
- a CDS encoding microcin C ABC transporter permease YejB translates to MFAYILKRVLLMLPTLLGVLLLTFVVIQFVPGGPVEQYMAEAKAGVGGGGAEGGGLSYRGAQGVDPKRLEQIKALYGFDKPAHERFIQMLGQFARFDLGKSFFQNKDVWQLVAEKLPVSISLGLWTFFISYLVAVPLGVAKAVRAGSRFDLVTTLLILLGYAIPGFVLGVALLVIFGGQLQWFPLRGLTSANWDELGWGARIVDYLWHITLPVIAMVLGSFAVTAMLTKNAFLEEIRKQYVLTARAKGLSERQVLWKHVFRNALIPIITGFPAAFIGAFFAGSLLIETLFSLDGLGLLSYESVIRRDYPVVLGTLYLFTLIGLVTKLISDLCYVWVDPRVKFD, encoded by the coding sequence ATGTTTGCCTACATCCTCAAACGCGTGTTGCTGATGCTGCCCACCCTGCTGGGCGTGTTGCTGCTGACCTTTGTGGTGATCCAGTTCGTGCCGGGCGGCCCCGTGGAGCAGTACATGGCCGAGGCCAAGGCCGGCGTGGGCGGCGGAGGTGCCGAAGGCGGTGGCCTGAGCTACCGGGGCGCTCAGGGCGTGGACCCCAAGCGGCTGGAGCAGATCAAGGCCCTGTACGGCTTTGACAAGCCGGCGCATGAACGCTTCATCCAGATGCTGGGCCAGTTCGCGCGTTTTGATCTGGGCAAGAGCTTTTTCCAGAACAAGGACGTGTGGCAACTGGTGGCAGAGAAGCTGCCGGTTTCCATCAGCCTGGGCCTCTGGACCTTCTTCATCAGCTACCTAGTCGCCGTGCCGCTGGGCGTGGCCAAGGCGGTGCGGGCCGGGTCGCGGTTTGACCTGGTGACCACGCTGCTCATCTTGCTGGGCTACGCCATCCCCGGCTTTGTGCTGGGCGTGGCGCTCTTGGTGATCTTTGGCGGGCAGCTGCAGTGGTTTCCGCTGCGGGGGCTCACGTCGGCCAACTGGGACGAACTGGGCTGGGGCGCGCGCATCGTGGACTATCTGTGGCACATCACGCTGCCCGTGATCGCCATGGTGCTGGGCAGCTTTGCCGTGACGGCCATGCTGACCAAGAACGCGTTCCTCGAAGAGATCCGCAAGCAGTATGTGCTCACGGCCCGCGCCAAGGGCCTGAGCGAGCGCCAGGTGCTGTGGAAGCATGTGTTCCGCAATGCGCTCATCCCCATCATCACCGGGTTTCCCGCTGCCTTCATCGGCGCGTTCTTTGCAGGTTCGCTGCTCATCGAAACCCTGTTCTCGCTCGACGGCCTGGGCCTGCTCAGCTACGAGAGCGTGATCCGGCGCGACTACCCGGTGGTGCTGGGCACGCTGTATTTGTTCACGCTGATCGGGCTGGTCACCAAGCTCATCAGCGACCTTTGTTATGTGTGGGTGGACCCGCGCGTGAAGTTTGACTAG